The proteins below are encoded in one region of Brevundimonas fontaquae:
- the trbB gene encoding P-type conjugative transfer ATPase TrbB, translating to MAGHPIIAERKLEALRHALGDTILAALVEPAVVEILANPDGRLVLDRSGEGRRDTGATLSAESRERVIRLIADYVGEAVTRDDPRLAGVLPGTGERFQGMLPPVTRAPTFSIRKRPSMIWRLDDYVRDGAMTEPQATVLRGAAKDRLNILISGGTGSGKTTLANAVLAEPAFAQDRVFLVEDTPELQCSAWDTVSVLTRRQPIPIGVVDLVRDALRMRPDRIVVGEMRDGAAALETLKSWNTGHPGGLSTIHANSADDVLRRVEDLIAEVSSRTPRRAIAQAIDRIVHIRRTATGRQVQAVLGVAPLGEDGYAIASLA from the coding sequence ATGGCGGGCCATCCGATCATCGCCGAACGCAAGCTCGAGGCCCTGCGTCATGCGCTGGGCGACACCATTCTGGCGGCTCTGGTCGAGCCGGCGGTGGTCGAAATTCTCGCCAATCCGGATGGTCGCCTGGTTCTCGACCGGAGCGGCGAGGGACGACGGGATACCGGAGCGACCCTGTCGGCCGAGTCGCGGGAACGGGTCATTCGGCTGATCGCAGACTATGTCGGCGAGGCTGTCACGCGCGACGACCCCCGGCTGGCGGGGGTTCTGCCCGGGACCGGCGAACGGTTCCAGGGGATGCTGCCGCCGGTAACGCGTGCACCAACATTCTCAATCCGCAAAAGACCCTCGATGATTTGGCGTCTGGACGACTATGTCCGAGACGGCGCCATGACCGAGCCACAGGCCACGGTGCTGCGCGGGGCAGCAAAGGACCGGCTCAACATTTTGATCTCGGGCGGCACCGGATCTGGGAAGACCACCCTGGCCAATGCCGTCCTCGCTGAGCCGGCTTTCGCGCAGGACCGTGTCTTCCTGGTCGAGGATACGCCCGAGCTCCAGTGTTCGGCATGGGACACGGTTTCGGTGCTGACGCGCCGTCAGCCGATCCCGATCGGCGTGGTCGATCTGGTCAGGGACGCGCTTCGAATGCGACCGGACCGCATCGTCGTCGGCGAAATGAGGGACGGGGCGGCGGCTCTCGAGACGCTCAAAAGCTGGAATACGGGCCACCCCGGCGGCCTTTCGACAATCCACGCCAACTCGGCCGACGATGTCCTGCGTCGCGTCGAGGACCTGATCGCCGAGGTTTCGTCGCGCACGCCCCGGCGGGCGATCGCCCAGGCAATCGATCGGATTGTTCATATCCGTCGCACCGCCACCGGGCGACAGGTTCAAGCTGTCCTCGGTGTCGCGCCCTTGGGCGAAGACGGATACGCGATTGCTTCGCTCGCCTGA
- a CDS encoding helix-turn-helix domain-containing protein translates to MTKSPEPLSPEQIKAARALLAWSQQDLATAAKVATSTLADFERGFRTPVANNAQAIREALEAQGLSFIAGGVVSKSMLPAPPPGPHAGALVRWINATDLSQWGERRDGQASMPELLGRLIYATVGPAAQIRFPSDDSVHHPGWDGVCLTAEGTGPFVPQGASVWEIGSQRSGVRGKADKDFVKRSAQSLGRDAAETVFVFVTPQRFQGKDAWVAEKRALGLWRDVVAIDADDLVHWLETAPAVAQWLAVRIGRRPAGLRNMEDVWAEWVRATETPLTPDVLLAGRDDEQKAVFAWLNAGPEVFALQAEAPDEAMAFLYAAVAAYPPAYRLAYWSRCVVADSAEVARQLVGLGTPLIIVLAEPDPGLARRLVEDGHHVFGVYGPNATAFGDLRSLPRPWRYDLERALTHAGLSEEEAHRLAHLSGRSITVLRRIMPAAPQYRAAWATRASPELIAALFAGAWVDHNPLDRQILGDLAGQPYEAVAASLAPLAELGGPLVRAGSVWKVVSPLDLWTQIAGQIAPDQFDRHEAAFQRVLGAVNRRYDRRPKSPYFEEDGEFGPEPSNALRKGLTEVLLAMAVYADRASASAGVAARPAQAIRALLKAAPAELWWSLSRDFHNLAEAAPDVFLDALEDGLHGTAPAVLSLFRSDEGLMHPTEYLSNLLWALEMLARSPDYLTRVALLLARLDALDPGESKWGNRPGASLRRIFVIWSPQTYATPEQRLKVIDRVLREVPATGWKLLLNLAPRTHDSSEPSSKPNWRDFTPDEPEVVTWQSVGRAAEEIGARLLDAVQDDPDRWVTLIDRWASFGPDWRARAARQVQALAAGPLDPAGAEALRDKIRDFVQRHRGFSDAEWALAEADLAPLDAALEALAPVSVQDRVRWLFKPGARARRPGIGWREQEDVLEADQTEAAQSLVEALDLDALIVFASTVTLHRALGVAISRTSAPAAFKAALLKRGLRSLDPVEADLGFGLLYGLRHDAGAGADAWAETLWRQAIAEDWGETAEARIVGSLPTTPATWAAIDARSPSLALAYWKTVSTYRLPDDVDPAQVVDRLSAAGRNRDAVAWLGNIIERKPDSALLIRALHAAAGAEEPLEDNDATMFSYYVGLIFGRLDQDPDVSEAAIVSLEWTYFQALRHSERPPRTIHRAMARDPELFCFFITLIYLPAKDSDVEEPDPEDAEKAAALASQAYSVLHEWAHVPGADDEGRIDGVALEAWVKAVRKQLKAAGRGDIGDSKIGEILSAARRDPDQPWPPEPVREVIETARSRVLESGFEIGVFNRRGVTTRMPQDGGEQERALANRYRADAEALRFDWPRTSASLERIAAGYDHDAKREDDSAQQRDWL, encoded by the coding sequence ATGACCAAATCTCCCGAACCTCTTTCCCCCGAGCAGATCAAGGCCGCCAGGGCGCTCCTGGCTTGGTCCCAGCAGGATCTCGCCACGGCCGCCAAGGTGGCGACCTCGACCTTGGCGGATTTCGAACGTGGCTTTCGCACGCCGGTTGCCAACAACGCCCAGGCGATCCGCGAGGCGCTGGAGGCGCAGGGTCTGTCCTTCATCGCCGGCGGCGTGGTGTCGAAATCCATGCTGCCCGCGCCGCCACCGGGGCCGCACGCAGGCGCGCTGGTGCGCTGGATCAACGCCACCGACCTGTCGCAATGGGGCGAACGGCGCGACGGCCAGGCGAGCATGCCCGAACTGCTGGGCCGGCTGATCTATGCGACGGTCGGCCCAGCCGCCCAGATCCGCTTCCCCTCGGACGACAGCGTGCATCATCCGGGCTGGGACGGCGTCTGCCTCACCGCCGAAGGCACCGGCCCCTTCGTGCCTCAGGGGGCCTCGGTCTGGGAAATCGGCTCCCAACGTAGCGGTGTGCGCGGCAAGGCCGACAAGGATTTCGTCAAGCGATCCGCTCAATCGCTCGGGCGTGATGCGGCCGAGACCGTCTTCGTCTTCGTCACCCCGCAACGCTTCCAGGGCAAGGACGCCTGGGTCGCCGAGAAGCGGGCGCTCGGCCTCTGGCGCGACGTCGTCGCCATCGATGCGGACGACCTGGTCCACTGGCTGGAGACCGCGCCTGCCGTGGCTCAGTGGTTGGCGGTCAGGATCGGCCGACGGCCGGCCGGGCTGCGCAATATGGAGGATGTGTGGGCCGAATGGGTCCGAGCCACCGAGACGCCTCTGACGCCCGATGTCCTGCTTGCCGGCCGGGACGACGAGCAGAAGGCCGTCTTCGCCTGGTTGAACGCGGGACCCGAGGTCTTCGCCCTGCAGGCGGAGGCGCCCGACGAGGCGATGGCCTTCCTCTACGCGGCCGTCGCGGCCTATCCGCCCGCCTACCGGCTGGCCTACTGGAGCCGTTGCGTCGTCGCCGACAGCGCCGAGGTCGCCCGTCAACTGGTCGGCCTGGGGACGCCCCTCATCATCGTCCTGGCCGAGCCCGACCCCGGTCTGGCCCGCAGGCTGGTCGAGGACGGCCATCATGTCTTTGGGGTCTATGGACCGAATGCGACCGCCTTCGGCGATCTTCGCAGCCTGCCGCGCCCGTGGCGCTACGACCTCGAACGCGCGCTGACCCACGCGGGCCTGAGCGAGGAGGAAGCGCACCGGCTCGCCCATCTTTCCGGGCGCAGCATCACCGTCCTGCGGCGCATCATGCCGGCAGCCCCACAGTACCGCGCCGCCTGGGCCACCCGCGCCTCGCCGGAGCTGATCGCAGCCCTGTTCGCGGGTGCCTGGGTGGACCACAACCCACTCGACCGCCAGATCCTCGGCGACCTCGCCGGACAACCCTATGAGGCTGTGGCGGCCAGCCTGGCGCCCCTGGCGGAGCTGGGTGGACCGCTCGTACGCGCCGGTTCGGTCTGGAAGGTGGTCTCACCGCTCGACCTGTGGACCCAGATCGCTGGCCAGATCGCGCCTGACCAGTTCGACCGTCACGAAGCCGCCTTCCAGCGGGTGCTTGGCGCGGTGAACCGCCGCTACGACCGGCGGCCCAAAAGTCCCTATTTCGAGGAGGACGGGGAGTTCGGCCCCGAACCGTCCAACGCCCTGCGCAAGGGCCTGACCGAGGTTCTGCTCGCCATGGCCGTCTATGCTGACCGCGCCAGCGCCTCCGCCGGCGTCGCCGCACGCCCGGCCCAGGCGATCCGCGCCCTGCTCAAGGCGGCCCCCGCAGAGCTGTGGTGGTCCCTTTCGCGCGATTTCCACAACCTCGCAGAGGCCGCGCCGGACGTCTTCCTCGACGCCCTAGAGGACGGGCTGCACGGCACGGCCCCCGCCGTCCTGTCGCTTTTCCGCAGCGACGAGGGGCTGATGCACCCCACCGAATATCTGTCCAACCTACTCTGGGCGCTGGAGATGCTGGCGCGCAGTCCGGACTATTTGACGCGCGTCGCCCTGCTGCTGGCGCGGCTGGACGCACTCGATCCGGGCGAAAGCAAATGGGGGAACCGACCGGGCGCTTCGCTCCGGCGCATTTTCGTGATCTGGTCGCCCCAGACCTACGCCACCCCCGAGCAGCGCCTCAAGGTGATCGACCGGGTCCTTCGCGAGGTGCCGGCGACGGGCTGGAAGCTCCTGCTGAACCTGGCCCCGCGGACGCATGACAGTTCCGAGCCGTCGTCCAAACCGAATTGGCGCGATTTCACGCCGGACGAACCCGAGGTCGTCACCTGGCAGTCGGTCGGCCGCGCGGCCGAAGAGATCGGCGCACGCTTGCTCGACGCGGTTCAGGACGATCCCGACCGCTGGGTCACCCTGATCGATCGCTGGGCCAGTTTCGGCCCGGACTGGCGCGCCCGCGCCGCCCGGCAAGTTCAGGCCCTCGCCGCCGGTCCGCTCGATCCGGCCGGGGCGGAGGCGCTGCGCGACAAGATCCGCGACTTCGTCCAGAGGCACCGGGGCTTCAGCGACGCAGAATGGGCGCTGGCCGAGGCCGATCTCGCGCCCCTCGATGCGGCCCTTGAAGCCCTGGCCCCGGTCAGCGTCCAGGACCGCGTGCGCTGGTTGTTCAAGCCGGGCGCGCGGGCGCGACGTCCGGGCATCGGCTGGCGCGAACAGGAAGACGTCCTCGAGGCCGATCAGACCGAGGCGGCCCAGTCCCTCGTCGAGGCGCTCGATCTGGACGCCCTGATCGTCTTCGCCTCGACCGTGACCCTGCATCGCGCCCTGGGCGTCGCCATCAGCCGGACCTCGGCGCCGGCGGCCTTCAAGGCCGCCCTGCTCAAGAGAGGCCTGCGGAGCCTCGATCCGGTCGAGGCGGACCTCGGTTTCGGCCTTCTCTACGGTCTGCGCCATGACGCAGGGGCGGGGGCCGACGCTTGGGCAGAGACGCTCTGGCGCCAAGCGATCGCAGAAGACTGGGGGGAGACGGCCGAGGCCCGGATCGTCGGTTCCCTGCCGACCACGCCCGCGACTTGGGCGGCGATCGACGCCCGTTCGCCGAGCCTCGCCCTGGCTTACTGGAAGACCGTCTCGACCTACCGGCTGCCCGATGACGTCGATCCGGCGCAGGTCGTCGATCGGCTGAGCGCCGCGGGGCGCAACCGCGACGCGGTCGCCTGGCTGGGCAACATCATCGAGCGCAAGCCGGACAGCGCCCTGCTGATCCGCGCCCTGCACGCGGCCGCGGGGGCCGAGGAGCCCCTGGAAGACAATGACGCCACCATGTTCAGCTACTACGTCGGGCTGATCTTCGGTCGGCTCGACCAGGATCCTGACGTCAGCGAGGCGGCCATCGTCAGCCTGGAATGGACCTATTTTCAAGCCCTGCGCCATTCCGAACGGCCGCCCCGGACCATCCATCGCGCCATGGCCCGGGACCCGGAGCTGTTCTGCTTCTTCATCACCCTGATCTATCTGCCGGCCAAGGACAGCGACGTCGAGGAGCCGGACCCTGAAGATGCAGAGAAGGCCGCGGCGCTCGCGAGCCAGGCCTATTCCGTCCTGCACGAATGGGCCCATGTGCCGGGCGCCGACGATGAGGGCCGCATCGACGGCGTCGCCCTGGAGGCCTGGGTCAAGGCGGTGCGCAAGCAACTCAAGGCGGCGGGCCGGGGCGACATCGGCGACAGCAAGATCGGCGAGATCCTGTCCGCCGCCCGACGGGACCCCGATCAGCCTTGGCCGCCGGAGCCGGTACGCGAGGTGATCGAGACCGCGCGCAGCCGCGTGCTGGAATCCGGTTTCGAAATCGGCGTCTTCAATCGCCGGGGCGTGACCACGCGCATGCCGCAGGACGGTGGCGAGCAGGAGCGAGCGCTGGCGAACCGCTACCGGGCGGATGCCGAAGCCCTGCGGTTCGACTGGCCCCGCACGAGTGCCAGCCTGGAGCGAATCGCCGCCGGGTACGACCACGACGCCAAGCGAGAAGACGACAGTGCCCAGCAGAGGGACTGGCTATGA
- a CDS encoding toxin-antitoxin system TumE family protein, with the protein METPAEHELAFLLAFNGARYFFNEGYWVKIEVKRTAPTPQRPHGLSYSFTLHDPGGARLMGFDNAHAVPPKGGRYKAKPVTHDHWHRTGKDKGRPYEFRSAYQLVQDFLDEVERILKVRGVSAVMIDQEDQADDDNEAPDTELGGVQE; encoded by the coding sequence ATGGAGACGCCCGCCGAGCACGAGCTCGCCTTCCTTCTGGCCTTCAACGGCGCCCGATATTTCTTCAACGAAGGCTATTGGGTGAAGATCGAGGTCAAGCGTACCGCGCCGACGCCGCAGCGACCGCACGGTCTCTCCTACAGCTTCACCCTCCACGATCCGGGAGGCGCGCGGCTGATGGGATTCGACAACGCCCACGCGGTTCCGCCGAAGGGCGGGCGGTACAAGGCCAAGCCGGTCACGCATGATCACTGGCATCGGACAGGAAAAGACAAGGGCCGGCCGTATGAGTTTCGGTCGGCGTATCAACTGGTTCAGGACTTCCTGGACGAGGTTGAGCGAATCTTGAAGGTGCGCGGCGTGTCGGCGGTGATGATCGATCAAGAGGATCAGGCCGATGACGACAACGAAGCCCCGGATACAGAGCTGGGCGGGGTTCAAGAATGA
- a CDS encoding helix-turn-helix domain-containing protein, with product MRLLTPENRELLRVIRDDRPDSVAALARITHRAGPNLTRTLGKLEAAGLVTFQQNGKRRVPVSLARTFSVHVDPFSSNDRIEVA from the coding sequence ATGCGCCTGTTGACGCCCGAAAACCGGGAACTGCTGCGCGTTATTCGCGATGATCGCCCGGACTCGGTGGCGGCGTTGGCGCGCATCACGCATCGCGCCGGTCCGAACCTGACCCGGACCCTTGGAAAATTGGAAGCAGCGGGCCTCGTGACTTTCCAGCAGAACGGCAAGCGTCGCGTCCCGGTGTCGCTCGCGCGAACCTTCTCGGTCCATGTCGATCCGTTCAGTTCCAATGACCGGATCGAAGTCGCCTAG
- a CDS encoding AraC family transcriptional regulator, with protein MMTTALDHYNVRMLRVLDHIDAHLEGDLDLETVSGVAAFSKFHFHRQFKATFGLSLHRYVQLARLRRASKQLADAQGESVTDIALDAGYETPDAFARAFRQRFRQSPSSFRKSPEWEPWLQAFGPLNSARSKLMPTHFTPDQVTLRDTGPIRVAMFEHQGDPATLDVTIQRFIAWRKAAGLTPKTSPIFNIWYTERRPANPADYRMDLCVGIRPDQPIDPTDTAVREGEIPGGRVAVLSVSGDTHNLEPAALYLYRDWLPTSGEEMRDFPIYCQRFFLDEPAGGTAAELFLPLK; from the coding sequence ATGATGACGACGGCGCTCGACCACTACAACGTCCGGATGCTGAGGGTGCTCGATCATATCGACGCGCATCTCGAAGGCGATCTGGACTTGGAGACGGTCAGCGGCGTCGCGGCGTTTTCCAAATTCCATTTCCACCGGCAGTTCAAGGCGACCTTCGGTCTGTCCCTACATCGCTACGTCCAGCTGGCCCGCCTCAGGCGCGCCTCGAAACAGCTGGCCGACGCGCAGGGCGAGAGCGTGACCGACATCGCCTTGGATGCCGGCTACGAGACCCCCGACGCCTTTGCCCGCGCCTTCCGCCAGAGGTTCCGGCAGTCGCCGTCAAGTTTCAGGAAATCTCCCGAATGGGAGCCATGGCTCCAGGCCTTCGGGCCGCTCAACTCAGCTAGGAGCAAGCTCATGCCGACCCACTTCACCCCCGATCAGGTCACCCTTCGCGATACCGGCCCAATCCGCGTGGCGATGTTCGAGCACCAGGGCGACCCCGCCACGCTCGACGTCACCATCCAGCGCTTCATCGCCTGGCGCAAAGCCGCCGGACTAACGCCGAAGACCAGTCCGATCTTCAACATCTGGTACACGGAGCGGCGGCCCGCGAACCCGGCCGACTACCGCATGGACCTGTGCGTCGGCATCCGCCCCGACCAGCCAATTGATCCAACGGACACGGCGGTCCGGGAAGGCGAGATCCCCGGCGGCCGCGTCGCCGTGCTGAGCGTCAGCGGCGACACCCACAATCTGGAGCCCGCCGCGCTCTACCTCTACCGCGACTGGCTCCCGACCAGCGGCGAGGAGATGCGCGACTTCCCCATCTACTGCCAGCGGTTCTTCCTCGACGAACCCGCCGGCGGCACGGCGGCGGAGCTGTTCCTGCCGCTTAAGTAG
- a CDS encoding Fic family protein translates to MPKNPLADLPEVFLSTTALSDAVARGRAQGLVRQLGPRLYTRNLVDPPEAIIRRHLWQVVAAYMPGALIADRTAIENAPAADGSVFVVSARKRDVILPGLTIRPRQGPSPLDSDRPYIGGLHLSSLARAYLDNIAPSRRRTGEVSRTLSRAELENRLDDIVRRTGKAALNSLRDEARRIAPALNRDAEMIELDRLIGALLGTRDAPLETDRAKARGAGAPFDPDRVKLFEALYSELRATAPVMRQARERSGDGRATLAFFEAYFSNFIEGTEFAVSEAADIVFNNVIPSERPADAHDVLGTWRIVSDPVEMTRCPRTPEDLTALLKSRHATLMSARPDKGPGQFKREANRAGQTFFVLPDQVEGTLAQGFDLYRGLETPFARAVYMMFLISEVHPFADGNGRIARIMMNAELVAETEERLVIPTIFRSNYLSALKALSNVGNPRPLVRTLDFAQRWVAALPWTTLAETESALRETNAFMDPGVADDAGIRLQIYDGLA, encoded by the coding sequence ATGCCCAAAAATCCGTTGGCGGATCTGCCAGAAGTCTTCCTTTCGACAACGGCGCTTTCGGACGCCGTAGCCCGAGGCCGCGCTCAGGGACTGGTGCGCCAGCTTGGACCCCGGCTCTATACGCGTAACCTCGTCGATCCGCCGGAAGCCATCATTCGTCGACACCTGTGGCAGGTGGTCGCCGCCTATATGCCGGGGGCGCTGATCGCCGACCGGACGGCGATAGAGAACGCCCCGGCGGCCGACGGATCGGTCTTTGTCGTCTCCGCCCGAAAGCGTGACGTCATTTTGCCGGGACTGACGATACGGCCGCGTCAAGGGCCGTCGCCGCTCGACAGCGACCGACCGTATATCGGCGGCCTCCACCTGTCGTCGCTGGCGCGGGCCTACCTCGACAATATCGCTCCATCCAGACGCCGCACCGGTGAGGTTAGTCGCACCCTGTCGCGGGCCGAGTTGGAAAACCGGCTCGACGACATCGTGCGCCGGACTGGCAAGGCAGCCTTGAACAGCCTGCGCGACGAGGCTCGCCGCATCGCGCCGGCCTTGAACCGTGACGCGGAGATGATCGAACTGGATCGCCTGATCGGAGCCCTGCTCGGCACCCGTGATGCGCCGCTTGAGACCGATCGTGCAAAGGCGCGTGGAGCCGGCGCGCCCTTTGACCCGGACCGGGTCAAACTCTTCGAGGCGCTCTATTCCGAACTGCGGGCTACCGCACCGGTCATGCGCCAGGCACGGGAGCGCTCGGGTGATGGAAGAGCGACTCTGGCCTTCTTCGAGGCCTATTTCTCCAACTTCATCGAAGGCACCGAGTTCGCCGTCAGCGAAGCGGCCGATATCGTGTTCAACAATGTCATCCCCTCCGAACGGCCGGCCGACGCCCACGATGTTCTCGGCACCTGGCGCATCGTCTCCGATCCCGTCGAGATGACGCGCTGTCCCCGCACCCCCGAGGACCTGACGGCCCTGCTGAAATCGCGGCACGCCACCCTGATGAGCGCTCGTCCCGACAAGGGGCCGGGCCAGTTCAAGCGCGAAGCCAATCGCGCCGGGCAGACCTTCTTTGTCCTGCCCGATCAGGTCGAGGGCACATTGGCGCAAGGCTTCGACCTCTACCGTGGCCTGGAGACGCCCTTCGCCCGCGCCGTCTATATGATGTTCCTCATCTCCGAGGTGCATCCGTTCGCCGACGGCAACGGCCGCATCGCCCGCATCATGATGAACGCGGAACTGGTCGCCGAGACCGAAGAGCGACTGGTCATTCCCACGATCTTTCGCAGCAACTATTTGAGCGCCCTCAAGGCGCTGTCGAACGTCGGCAATCCGCGCCCTCTGGTCAGGACGCTCGACTTCGCCCAGCGCTGGGTCGCCGCCCTTCCCTGGACGACGCTTGCCGAAACAGAAAGCGCGCTTCGCGAAACCAACGCCTTCATGGATCCGGGTGTGGCTGACGACGCCGGGATCCGCCTGCAAATCTACGACGGACTGGCCTAG
- a CDS encoding TrbC/VirB2 family protein: protein MRGRLGRRLFGAMMMCGLMTAGPALAGGSGMPWEGPLQQVVQSITGPVVQAAAVVAVVIFGAGIAMSENGSSMRRGLGIMFGLCIAFAASTFFLDFFGFAGGAEIG, encoded by the coding sequence ATGCGAGGAAGACTTGGGCGCCGCCTGTTCGGCGCGATGATGATGTGCGGCCTGATGACGGCTGGGCCGGCGTTGGCCGGAGGGTCGGGAATGCCCTGGGAAGGGCCGCTCCAGCAGGTGGTCCAGTCCATCACGGGACCCGTGGTTCAGGCCGCTGCGGTCGTTGCGGTCGTCATCTTCGGGGCCGGGATCGCGATGAGCGAGAACGGATCCTCGATGCGACGCGGCCTGGGCATCATGTTCGGCCTCTGCATCGCCTTCGCCGCCTCGACCTTTTTCCTCGACTTCTTCGGCTTCGCCGGCGGGGCGGAGATCGGATGA
- a CDS encoding VirB3 family type IV secretion system protein, translated as MMAGSLQDGRPEGWDLPVAQALTEPVLMAGMPRDYAIAMGTIAVVLGLALRIWWLGLLWWAAAHAIGLWAARADRRFFDVLRRHLALPGHLDA; from the coding sequence ATGATGGCCGGCTCCCTTCAGGACGGCCGTCCGGAGGGCTGGGACCTTCCGGTCGCCCAGGCCCTGACCGAGCCTGTTCTCATGGCCGGCATGCCCCGGGACTACGCCATCGCCATGGGGACCATCGCGGTGGTGCTCGGCCTGGCCTTGCGGATCTGGTGGCTCGGCCTCCTGTGGTGGGCCGCGGCCCATGCGATCGGCCTGTGGGCGGCCAGAGCGGACCGTCGGTTCTTCGATGTGCTGCGGCGCCACCTCGCCCTGCCTGGCCACCTGGACGCGTGA